The following are from one region of the Anaeromicrobium sediminis genome:
- a CDS encoding FecCD family ABC transporter permease, which translates to MGKGYSSLSYDRLIPTLLGQGTFKEEFVLFSIRLPRIIITLLAGMALSLSGAILQGITRNDLADPGIIGINSGAGVSITIFYLFFSVDAGSFVFLLPIVAFIGALITACFIYAFSYHKDEGLQPTSLVLIGCGCSMALSGLMIILISSAEHIEVDFIAKWLCGNIWGADWPFILALLPWLAILLPFTLYKANSLNILGLSEPVAIGVGISVERERIQLLLAAVALAASAVSVTGGIAFVGLMAPHMAKALVGPRNQLFIPVAILIGGWLLLFVDTIGRYVVETDGIPAGTMVALIGAPYFMYLLLKK; encoded by the coding sequence ATGGGAAAGGGATACTCCTCTCTATCCTATGATAGACTTATTCCAACTCTTCTGGGGCAAGGTACTTTTAAAGAAGAATTTGTTTTATTCTCTATCAGGTTACCACGAATTATAATTACATTGTTAGCAGGTATGGCTCTTTCCTTATCCGGTGCTATTTTACAAGGAATTACACGCAATGATTTAGCTGATCCTGGTATTATAGGTATTAATTCTGGAGCCGGGGTTTCCATTACCATTTTCTATTTGTTTTTCTCTGTTGATGCGGGTTCGTTTGTTTTTTTACTTCCTATAGTTGCTTTTATCGGTGCTCTCATTACGGCGTGTTTCATCTATGCATTTTCGTATCACAAGGATGAAGGTCTTCAACCCACAAGTCTAGTTCTTATTGGATGTGGATGTTCAATGGCACTTTCTGGATTGATGATTATACTTATTTCGTCTGCCGAACATATAGAAGTAGATTTTATTGCAAAATGGTTATGCGGCAATATTTGGGGGGCTGACTGGCCGTTTATTTTAGCGCTTCTTCCATGGTTAGCTATCCTGTTGCCTTTTACATTATACAAAGCAAATAGTTTAAATATTCTTGGACTTAGCGAACCTGTGGCCATAGGTGTTGGTATATCAGTAGAAAGAGAACGTATACAACTTCTATTAGCAGCCGTGGCACTAGCAGCTTCTGCAGTCTCCGTCACAGGAGGAATAGCATTTGTTGGACTAATGGCACCACATATGGCTAAAGCTTTAGTGGGACCTAGGAATCAATTATTTATTCCCGTTGCAATTCTGATTGGCGGATGGCTATTATTATTTGTGGACACAATTGGACGCTATGTAGTTGAAACTGATGGTATTCCAGCAGGTACTATGGTTGCTTTAATCGGTGCACCATATTTCATGTATTTATTATTAAAAAAATAA
- a CDS encoding iron-hydroxamate ABC transporter substrate-binding protein produces MKKILIPMLLVFVLTFSACSNQTTEKDNTSTIQEVKSETIIYESENGPIEVPAEPQRIVDLTCHTSGSVMALGGNIVGVDKYSKMNPLFEKYSKDAVEVSDESLEKIIELEPDLIIASSTSNSIDKLKKIAPTVTYTFGKVDYLTSFLEIGKLLNKEKEAQAWIDDFKIRAQRAGEEIKSKIGADATISVIEGYEKQLYVFGDNWCRGTEILYEEMKLKMPEKVKEMALKDGYYALSPEVLPEFVGDYLIFSKNLDADNSFTETDTYKNLPAVKNNRVFEVNAKQFYFNDALTLEYQLDFIKKSFLGN; encoded by the coding sequence ATGAAAAAAATATTAATTCCTATGCTACTAGTATTTGTGCTAACTTTTAGTGCTTGTAGCAACCAAACAACAGAAAAAGACAACACCTCAACTATACAGGAAGTTAAATCAGAAACGATCATATATGAATCTGAAAATGGTCCGATTGAGGTTCCTGCTGAACCACAACGTATTGTTGATTTAACTTGTCACACTTCTGGTAGTGTTATGGCTCTGGGTGGCAATATTGTTGGTGTAGATAAATATTCCAAAATGAATCCTTTATTTGAAAAATATAGTAAAGATGCTGTAGAAGTATCTGATGAAAGCTTAGAAAAAATTATTGAATTAGAACCAGATTTGATTATTGCCTCATCAACGAGTAATAGCATCGATAAATTGAAAAAAATTGCTCCTACTGTAACGTATACATTTGGAAAAGTTGATTATTTAACTAGTTTTCTAGAAATTGGTAAACTACTAAATAAAGAAAAAGAAGCGCAAGCTTGGATTGATGATTTTAAAATACGTGCACAAAGAGCTGGAGAAGAGATCAAATCAAAAATTGGAGCTGATGCAACGATTTCTGTTATAGAAGGGTATGAAAAACAGCTTTACGTATTTGGTGATAATTGGTGTCGGGGTACAGAAATTCTTTATGAAGAGATGAAATTAAAAATGCCGGAGAAAGTAAAAGAAATGGCTTTAAAAGACGGTTACTATGCATTATCGCCTGAGGTTCTTCCAGAGTTCGTAGGAGACTATTTAATCTTCAGTAAAAACTTAGATGCGGACAATTCATTCACAGAAACAGATACGTATAAAAATCTTCCCGCTGTAAAAAATAATCGTGTATTTGAAGTCAATGCCAAACAGTTCTATTTTAATGATGCACTTACCCTAGAGTACCAATTAGATTTCATTAAGAAAAGCTTCCTTGGTAACTAG
- a CDS encoding 2Fe-2S iron-sulfur cluster-binding protein, with amino-acid sequence MIVSVRELSYEDLKNKLDPNDKILLWSCNACIALCEVGGTDNLNLLEEMLTADGYEVIGKELISIGCIYSLVQDRINNPNKKDLFNEATTIISLTCEDGAEIPKCLLKEKKVICVAKTVGVGNFTEDKGMILTSPFEWTGFEANEEGYGISEISEKLDLYPSFFDESKAPINSNEDLIQVTINGKECSVKKGTTIMQAAEDNGFKIPRLCANPDLTADANCRLCLVKVEGQKELLPACAANVTNNMKVITQDKELNHIRKTILELLLATNEHNCLTCFKGNATVSGACELQGLIREFGIQNTRFEQNKEKVPVDSTSPILNYDPNKCILCGRCVRACREIAGKDNIGFANRGAQTFVAVGANKKFNQSACVECEACIGVCPTGAITEKITHYSGEEWEGMLVYQS; translated from the coding sequence ATGATAGTATCAGTACGTGAACTAAGTTATGAAGACCTAAAAAATAAGCTAGATCCAAATGATAAAATATTACTATGGAGTTGCAATGCTTGTATAGCTCTTTGTGAAGTAGGAGGGACAGATAATTTAAACCTTCTAGAAGAAATGCTTACTGCAGATGGATATGAAGTAATAGGAAAGGAACTTATAAGTATAGGATGTATATATTCTTTGGTACAAGACCGTATAAACAATCCAAATAAAAAAGACTTATTTAATGAAGCAACAACTATAATTTCATTAACTTGTGAAGATGGAGCTGAAATACCAAAATGTCTTTTAAAAGAAAAGAAAGTTATATGTGTAGCGAAAACAGTAGGGGTTGGAAACTTTACTGAGGATAAGGGTATGATATTAACGTCACCTTTTGAGTGGACGGGTTTTGAAGCAAATGAAGAAGGATATGGTATTTCAGAAATATCAGAAAAGTTGGACTTATATCCATCGTTTTTTGATGAAAGTAAAGCGCCTATTAATTCTAATGAAGATTTGATTCAAGTTACTATTAATGGTAAGGAATGTAGTGTGAAAAAGGGTACAACTATTATGCAAGCTGCTGAAGATAACGGATTTAAAATCCCTCGTTTATGTGCTAATCCTGATTTGACTGCGGATGCTAATTGTAGGCTATGTTTGGTCAAAGTTGAAGGACAAAAAGAGTTACTTCCTGCATGTGCAGCAAATGTAACAAATAATATGAAGGTTATTACTCAAGATAAAGAATTAAATCATATCCGAAAAACTATACTTGAGTTGTTACTGGCAACAAATGAGCATAATTGCTTAACTTGTTTTAAAGGGAATGCAACTGTTTCAGGGGCATGTGAATTACAAGGTTTAATACGTGAATTTGGAATTCAAAACACAAGATTTGAGCAAAACAAAGAAAAAGTGCCTGTTGATAGCACAAGTCCTATACTTAATTATGATCCAAATAAATGTATTTTGTGTGGAAGATGTGTACGTGCCTGCAGAGAAATTGCTGGAAAAGATAATATCGGTTTTGCAAATAGAGGGGCTCAAACATTTGTGGCTGTAGGTGCAAATAAGAAATTTAATCAGAGTGCGTGTGTTGAATGTGAAGCGTGTATTGGCGTATGTCCTACAGGGGCTATTACAGAAAAAATTACACATTACTCAGGAGAAGAATGGGAAGGAATGTTGGTTTACCAATCTTAA
- a CDS encoding ABC transporter ATP-binding protein has translation MVRLYTDGINIGYDESLVVEDISIEIPNKKITVIIGSNGCGKSTLLKAMTRIIKHQSGSVVLDGKNILKENTKILAKKMAVLLQTPECTSGLTVCELVSYGRFPYEKDFGRLTKKDYEVIDWALEVTETKDFKFRAIDALSGGQRQRVWIAMALAQETEIIFLDEPTTYLDMAHQLEVLELLQKLNVEQGRTIVMVLHDLNQAARFADYIIALKDGKIVKAGNCEDVINQNVLKELFHIDAEIGRDPRTNKPICITYNLLKGESKNEKNINSYATSICANF, from the coding sequence ATGGTTCGTCTTTATACAGATGGCATAAACATTGGTTATGATGAGAGTTTAGTTGTGGAAGATATTAGTATAGAAATTCCAAACAAAAAAATTACTGTTATCATTGGCTCAAATGGTTGTGGAAAATCTACACTATTAAAAGCAATGACTCGTATTATTAAGCATCAGTCTGGGTCGGTTGTCTTAGATGGGAAAAATATATTGAAAGAAAACACTAAAATACTGGCTAAAAAAATGGCAGTTCTCCTGCAAACACCAGAATGTACAAGTGGGTTAACAGTCTGTGAGCTAGTATCTTATGGCCGCTTCCCTTATGAAAAAGACTTCGGACGCTTAACAAAAAAAGACTATGAAGTAATTGACTGGGCTCTAGAGGTTACAGAAACAAAAGACTTTAAGTTTCGTGCGATTGATGCACTATCAGGAGGTCAACGTCAGCGTGTTTGGATTGCAATGGCCCTTGCGCAAGAAACTGAAATTATCTTTCTTGATGAACCTACAACCTATTTAGATATGGCTCATCAACTAGAAGTTTTAGAACTTTTGCAAAAGCTAAATGTAGAACAGGGACGTACAATTGTTATGGTTCTTCATGATTTAAATCAAGCTGCTCGATTTGCTGACTATATTATTGCTCTAAAAGACGGGAAAATCGTGAAAGCTGGAAATTGTGAAGACGTTATTAATCAGAATGTACTGAAGGAACTATTTCATATCGATGCTGAAATTGGTAGAGATCCTCGAACAAATAAACCAATTTGCATCACCTACAATCTATTAAAAGGAGAATCCAAAAATGAAAAAAATATTAATTCCTATGCTACTAGTATTTGTGCTAACTTTTAG
- a CDS encoding effector binding domain-containing protein, whose protein sequence is MRKSIDFIEYNIIKNISLKEVADAGGFSLHHFQRIFKAMTGDCLREYIRKRRLTCASFELLYTDARIIEIALKYQFGSQESFTRAFKKVYNKTPAKYRKDKKNITYYHREKIDVENMKHITENIQVVYHSMIEKELKVVGVEYVENYNMSTFNKMLKDFIGRKDIIENAVDSNKIMGICYSDVSDFYPEKRVHYMFCTEVSDFKEIPKGMVAKVLPRREYLVFIHKASREKIDDTYKYIYGSFLPKSGYELLEGEDITMFDYKNNNESRLYVPIKKENNTNN, encoded by the coding sequence ATGCGAAAATCAATAGATTTTATTGAATATAATATCATAAAAAATATCTCTTTGAAAGAAGTAGCAGATGCAGGTGGTTTTTCATTACATCATTTTCAAAGAATATTTAAAGCAATGACAGGGGATTGTTTAAGAGAGTATATAAGAAAAAGAAGACTTACTTGTGCTTCTTTTGAACTACTATATACAGATGCAAGGATTATTGAAATAGCATTGAAGTATCAATTTGGTTCTCAAGAATCTTTTACAAGGGCATTTAAAAAGGTATATAATAAAACTCCTGCTAAATATAGAAAGGATAAGAAAAATATAACCTATTACCATAGGGAAAAAATTGATGTTGAAAATATGAAACATATAACTGAAAACATTCAAGTAGTTTACCATTCGATGATTGAAAAGGAATTAAAGGTAGTTGGAGTTGAGTATGTGGAAAACTATAATATGTCTACTTTTAATAAAATGCTTAAGGATTTTATTGGTAGAAAAGATATAATTGAAAATGCTGTTGATTCTAATAAAATAATGGGTATTTGTTATTCTGATGTATCTGATTTTTATCCTGAAAAAAGAGTTCACTATATGTTTTGCACAGAGGTTAGTGATTTTAAAGAGATACCCAAAGGTATGGTAGCTAAAGTTTTACCCAGAAGAGAATATTTAGTCTTTATTCATAAGGCTTCAAGGGAAAAAATTGATGATACGTATAAATATATATATGGAAGTTTTTTACCTAAATCAGGCTATGAGTTATTAGAAGGTGAAGACATAACAATGTTTGATTATAAAAATAACAACGAAAGCAGATTATATGTACCAATAAAAAAAGAGAATAATACTAATAATTGA
- the nuoF gene encoding NADH-quinone oxidoreductase subunit NuoF has product MLIKEWADLENIKDKLIVKQKLNKDGKRARITVHMSTCGIASGANDVINTFRHLLKESKEKNIEIKTTGCIGICSKEPLITVEITDQEPIIYEHVNEEKARQIFHAHVKNGDILSEYAFVRGKESEIEERLKNGGEILGQQVVDNSIKAIEEVPFFNLQERIVVRNRGAVDPYKIDDYVARDGYKAVYKALKEMDSDNIIDTILESGLRGRGGAGFPTGLKWKFASKSQTADKYVICNADEGDPGAYMDRSVLEGDPHSVIEGMIIAARAINAQKGFIYCRAEYPLAVEILTKALSQARAYGLLGNNILGTNFSFDIEVYEGAGAFVCGEETALIHSIEGKRGNPRLKLPYPVEKGVFNKPTLISNVETLANIAPIVLNGSEWFAKIGTEKSKGTKVFSITGDIVNVGCVEVPIGTSIRTVIEDIAGIVEGDKNIKAVQLGGPSGGCLPVKYFDTILDYETLQQLGTIMGSGGMIVMNEDKSVVDLARFFMQFCESESCGKCIPCREGTRQMVNILNKICEGNGKKEDIDKLEDLANVVIQSSLCGLGKTASNPVLSTLNYFRNDYEALVK; this is encoded by the coding sequence GTGTTAATTAAAGAATGGGCTGATTTAGAAAATATAAAGGACAAATTAATAGTTAAACAAAAGTTAAATAAAGATGGTAAAAGAGCAAGAATTACAGTGCATATGAGTACTTGTGGGATAGCTTCTGGAGCCAATGATGTCATTAATACTTTTAGACATCTATTAAAAGAATCAAAAGAAAAAAATATAGAAATTAAAACAACAGGATGTATTGGTATATGTTCTAAAGAACCACTCATTACAGTAGAAATTACTGATCAAGAGCCTATCATATATGAACATGTTAATGAGGAAAAAGCTAGGCAGATATTTCATGCGCATGTGAAAAATGGGGATATTTTAAGTGAATATGCTTTTGTAAGAGGTAAAGAAAGTGAAATAGAAGAAAGGCTCAAAAATGGAGGAGAAATTTTAGGACAACAAGTTGTAGATAATTCTATTAAAGCAATTGAAGAGGTACCATTTTTCAACCTTCAGGAGAGAATAGTAGTAAGAAATAGAGGTGCTGTAGATCCATATAAAATAGATGATTATGTTGCAAGAGATGGATATAAAGCTGTCTATAAGGCGTTGAAAGAGATGGATAGTGATAACATTATTGATACTATATTAGAATCTGGACTAAGAGGAAGAGGGGGAGCTGGATTCCCTACTGGCCTGAAATGGAAATTTGCATCAAAATCACAAACAGCAGATAAATATGTTATTTGTAATGCTGATGAAGGGGACCCAGGTGCATACATGGATAGAAGTGTACTTGAAGGAGATCCACATTCTGTTATAGAGGGAATGATAATAGCTGCGAGAGCTATAAATGCTCAAAAGGGATTTATTTACTGTAGAGCAGAATATCCATTAGCTGTAGAAATACTAACAAAAGCATTATCACAAGCTAGAGCATATGGATTGTTAGGAAATAATATATTGGGAACTAATTTTAGCTTTGATATTGAAGTTTATGAAGGAGCTGGAGCATTTGTTTGTGGGGAAGAAACCGCATTAATACACTCAATAGAGGGTAAAAGAGGAAATCCGAGATTAAAATTACCTTATCCAGTAGAAAAAGGGGTATTTAATAAACCTACACTTATAAGTAATGTAGAAACACTTGCTAATATTGCTCCAATCGTATTGAATGGAAGTGAGTGGTTTGCAAAAATTGGAACGGAAAAGAGTAAAGGTACAAAGGTCTTTTCTATTACAGGAGATATAGTGAATGTTGGATGTGTTGAAGTACCTATTGGAACATCAATAAGGACTGTCATAGAGGATATTGCTGGTATTGTAGAGGGTGATAAAAATATAAAAGCTGTACAGCTTGGAGGCCCTTCTGGTGGATGTCTTCCTGTTAAGTATTTTGATACTATTTTAGACTATGAAACACTTCAACAGCTGGGTACTATTATGGGATCTGGTGGAATGATTGTTATGAATGAAGATAAATCAGTAGTGGATCTGGCACGTTTCTTTATGCAATTTTGTGAAAGTGAATCTTGTGGAAAATGTATACCATGTAGAGAAGGAACTAGACAAATGGTAAATATTTTAAATAAGATTTGCGAGGGTAACGGAAAAAAAGAAGATATAGATAAGCTTGAAGATTTGGCAAATGTGGTGATTCAGTCATCTCTGTGTGGGCTAGGTAAAACTGCATCTAATCCAGTTTTAAGTACTTTAAATTACTTTAGAAATGACTATGAAGCCCTTGTTAAATAG
- a CDS encoding L-lactate MFS transporter, producing MTNKTMNRWFVVLGAVLLQMCIGAIYTWSLFNQPLMDTFGWEKSEVVLTYSIAVFVFAFSTIFSGRLQDKIGPRKVATIGAILYGGGLILASTATSLTQLYIYYGVIAGAGVGFAYVCPLSTCVRWFPEKKGFITGIAVGAFGLGGLVFKSVIQHFLVNNGVSSTFLYLGIIYAVLGLIGSQFLILPPAGYGSAAKNSNATKENVFTVGEMLKTKSFYFVWVMYLFGCMSGLLVIGLAKDIGIQLAGLEASVAANAVAMIALFNTGGRLIWGTLSDKLGRIRVVTMMFIITAISMITMSVVTLKYITFFACLAGIAFCFGGFLAVFPTITGEFFGIRNLGANYGVVYQAYGAAALVGPIIVANAGGLKPTFMIAAVLAVIGAILTFIVKPPTVDNI from the coding sequence ATGACTAACAAAACAATGAATCGTTGGTTTGTTGTATTAGGCGCTGTATTATTACAAATGTGTATAGGAGCTATCTATACATGGAGTTTATTTAATCAGCCACTTATGGATACATTCGGTTGGGAAAAAAGTGAGGTAGTTCTTACTTATTCAATTGCTGTTTTCGTTTTTGCTTTCTCAACTATTTTTTCTGGTAGATTACAAGATAAAATAGGACCAAGAAAAGTTGCTACTATTGGGGCTATACTTTATGGTGGAGGATTAATACTAGCCTCTACAGCTACATCTCTTACACAATTATATATTTATTATGGTGTTATAGCTGGAGCTGGAGTTGGGTTTGCTTATGTTTGTCCATTATCTACTTGTGTTAGATGGTTCCCAGAGAAAAAAGGCTTTATTACAGGTATAGCAGTTGGTGCTTTTGGACTTGGAGGATTAGTTTTCAAATCTGTAATTCAACATTTTTTAGTTAATAATGGAGTTTCTTCAACATTCCTTTATTTAGGTATAATTTATGCTGTTTTAGGTTTAATTGGATCTCAATTCTTAATACTTCCACCTGCTGGATATGGCTCTGCTGCTAAGAATTCTAATGCAACTAAAGAAAATGTCTTTACAGTTGGAGAAATGCTTAAAACTAAATCATTCTATTTTGTTTGGGTAATGTATTTATTTGGATGTATGAGTGGACTTTTAGTTATAGGACTTGCTAAAGATATTGGTATTCAATTAGCTGGATTAGAAGCTTCAGTAGCCGCAAATGCAGTTGCTATGATTGCACTATTTAATACTGGAGGAAGACTTATATGGGGTACACTTTCAGATAAGTTAGGTAGAATAAGAGTCGTAACAATGATGTTTATAATAACTGCTATATCAATGATCACAATGAGTGTAGTTACTTTAAAATATATTACTTTCTTTGCTTGCTTAGCTGGTATTGCATTCTGCTTTGGAGGATTCTTAGCAGTATTCCCAACAATAACAGGAGAATTCTTTGGTATTAGAAATTTAGGTGCAAACTACGGAGTTGTTTATCAAGCATATGGAGCAGCTGCATTAGTTGGTCCAATAATCGTTGCAAATGCTGGTGGCTTAAAACCTACATTTATGATAGCTGCTGTACTTGCTGTAATAGGTGCTATTTTAACTTTCATAGTAAAACCGCCTACAGTAGATAATATATAA
- a CDS encoding FecCD family ABC transporter permease — MMEENQRFISFVFKLLTAMLVFAGMFVWAMILGAADISVKDVWLALTTNEIGDNILIIREIRFPREIAAIFVGAALAVSGAIMQGMTKNPLADPGLLGLTAGANAALAITIAFFPSVNYLGIIIVCFIGAAVGGIFVFGVSSIKKGGFTPFRIVLAGVAVSTFLNALAEGVAIYYKISKEVSMWTAGGMMGTSWRQLQIIAPFILIGILIALFLSRQLTILSLSEEIAVGLGQKTTQIKVMLFIINILLVGASVALVGNMVFIGLMIPHMARFIVGTDYRFIIPMSVILGSTVILFADTLGRTINAPFETSVAAIVAMMGLPFFLFIAHKGGKTFS; from the coding sequence ATGATGGAAGAAAATCAACGTTTCATTTCATTCGTATTCAAGCTGTTGACGGCAATGCTTGTATTTGCTGGAATGTTTGTCTGGGCCATGATTCTAGGGGCAGCAGATATCTCAGTTAAAGATGTTTGGCTTGCTCTTACAACTAATGAAATTGGAGATAATATCTTGATTATCCGTGAAATCCGCTTTCCCCGTGAAATAGCAGCGATTTTTGTCGGAGCTGCATTAGCTGTGTCTGGCGCTATTATGCAAGGAATGACTAAAAATCCCCTTGCTGATCCAGGTTTACTTGGATTAACTGCAGGCGCAAATGCTGCACTGGCTATTACAATTGCATTTTTTCCTTCAGTTAATTATTTAGGAATTATTATTGTCTGTTTTATAGGTGCAGCTGTTGGAGGTATTTTCGTTTTTGGAGTTAGTTCAATAAAGAAAGGCGGATTTACCCCCTTTCGAATTGTGTTAGCTGGTGTAGCCGTTTCGACATTTCTAAACGCACTGGCAGAAGGTGTTGCTATTTACTACAAAATCTCAAAAGAAGTATCCATGTGGACTGCTGGGGGGATGATGGGCACTTCATGGAGGCAGCTTCAAATAATTGCTCCGTTTATTTTAATCGGTATACTCATTGCTCTTTTCCTTTCAAGGCAGCTTACCATTCTTAGTTTAAGTGAAGAAATTGCAGTTGGATTAGGGCAAAAGACAACACAAATAAAAGTTATGCTTTTTATAATAAACATTTTACTTGTTGGTGCTTCCGTTGCACTTGTTGGAAATATGGTCTTTATTGGTTTAATGATCCCTCATATGGCTCGTTTTATTGTTGGAACTGATTACCGATTTATCATACCTATGTCGGTCATTTTAGGATCTACTGTAATACTTTTTGCAGATACACTAGGCCGTACAATTAATGCTCCATTTGAAACGTCTGTAGCAGCCATTGTTGCAATGATGGGTTTACCATTCTTCCTATTCATTGCACATAAAGGAGGGAAAACATTCTCATGA